CCGGATGGCGGCAGGCCAGGTCGACGAGGCCAAGAAAGCCTTCCTCGCCATGGGGCAGGCCCGACCGGCCGACCCTCGCCCGCACTACTATCTCGGCATGATCGCCCTCCAGTCGGGAGACGAGGCGGGCGCGAGGGCCAGCTTCGGGCGCTCGCTCGAGCTTGCACCGAGCTTCACCGCCCCTCTCGTGACCTACGCGCGCTACCTCGCGTCACGCGGGGCTCGCGCCGAGGCCCTCCGGACCCTCGAGGACGCGCTTCGCCGGAACCCGAGCGACGCGGACGCGCGCAAGGCGCTCGAGACCGTCCGCGGCGCGTCTCCGGGCCGATGAGCGAAGGGAGCCGCCTCCGCGCTCCCCTGGTCCCGTTCTCGCTCCTGTGCTTCTCGGCGGGAGCCCTCGCGCTCGCGAATCAGGTCCTGCTCCTCCGCGAGCTCTTGGTCAGCCTCCAGGGGGACGAGACCGCCGTCGGACTGGGGCTCGGATCGTGGCTCGGCGGGATCGCCCTCGGCGCCGCCGCCGCGCGCCGGGCCGCCAGAAGGCGCCCGGCGCTCGTGGCGATGGCCGGCCTGGCCCTGCTCGCCGCCGCCGGCGTCGCGGAGATCCTGGTCGCCCGCACGGCTCGGCTCGCGCTCCCGGTGCCGCCCGGCGAGGTCCCGGCGCTCGGAGCCTCGCTCGTGCTGTCGATCGCGGCGATGGCCCTTCCCGGGGCGCTCGTCGGGCTCACGTTCACCGCGCTCGCCGCGACGGCCTCGGCCGCGGGGATCGCGGGCGGCAAGGGGATCGCCCGTCTCTACGTTTTCGAAGCGGCCGGATCCCTCGCGGCGGGCCTCGCGGTCACCTTCGTCCTGATCCCGCTGGCGGCGCCGCTCCACGCCGCGGCGATCGCCGGCGCGCTCGCGCTCGCACTGGCCGTCCCCGCGGCCAGGGCCGGCTCGATTCCGGGGCGCGCCGTGCTCCCGCTCCTCGCGCTCGCCCTGGCGCTGCTGGCGCTCTCGCCCGTCTCGTCGCGGCTCGAGGAGGCGACGGAGCGCGCGCGTTTCGGCGGCTTCGTCCCCGGGATGGCGCTCGTCGCTTGGCTCGACACCCCGTACCAGCAGGTCGCGATCGCCGGTGACGGTGTGCGGCATCTGTACGAGGGGGGACAGTACGTCGGGTCGTTCCCCGATCCCGAGGAGCAGGAAATCCAAACGCACGCCGCCGCGTGTCTCGCCCCCGGGCCCGGCCGGGTGCTGGCGGTGGGACGACTGCCGCTCGGCGGTCTCCGACACCTCCTCCACCACCCGGTGGAGCGCGTGGACCTCGTCGAGATGGACGGGCGGGCCTTCGACTTCGTCCGGCGCTTTCTCCCGCCGGAGGACGACGCCGCGCTACGCGACCCCCGCGTCCGAATCGTGATCGACGACCCGCGCGCGTTCCTCGCCGGCGGCGGCGAGCCGTACGGCCTGATCCTCGTGCAGCAGCCGGATCCCGTGACCCTGCTCCTCGCCCGCCTCTCGACCGCGGAGTTCTTCCGGCTGGCCGCATCCCGGCTCGCCCCCGACGGCGTGTTCGCCACGAGGCTCCGCACGGCCCCCAACGTCGTCACCGGAGAGACGGCGGCGCTCGGCGGGTCGGTCTACCGCGCGCTGCGCGAGGCCTTCCCCGTGGTGGCCGCCGCGCCGGGGCCCGACGGCTTCCTGATCGCGGGATTCCGCTCCGACGTGGTCACGCTCGATCCCGAGGTGCTCTCCGCGCGTTTTCTCGAGAGAAAGATCGCTTCAAGAGTCGTCGTGCCGGAGACGTTCGGGCTGATGTTCCCCCCCGAGCGCGTGGCGGCCCAGGAGCGCGCGCTGCTCCTCGCGGCCGCGCGCCTCCCCGCAAGCCGGGACGAGCGCCCCGTGTCGTTCCTCCACGCGCTCGCCTTGAGGCAGAGGATCGCAGGGAGCGCGTTGGCGTCCTGGCTCCCCGGAGGCGGGAGGACGGGCACGTCCTGGCCCGCGCTCCTCGCCTCGATCCCGTCGCTCGCCGTCCTCCTGCTCGCCGCTGCACGGTGGACGCGTGGAAGGCCACTCGTGGGACTCGCCGCGCTGCACGCGGTGACCCTGACCGGTGCCGCGGGCATGGCGTGGAGCCTCGTGCTGCTGTTCGCGTTCCAGACTCGCGTGGGCGCGCTCTACGGGCAGCTCGGCTGGCTGACGGCGGCGTTCATGGCCGGCCTCGCGATCGGCGGGTGGGCGGCTCGCGGCGCCGCGGAGGCGGGGCCCGAAGAGTCGGACCGCTGGCTCCTCCTCGCGAGCGGCGTCGCCCTGACGTTCGCGGTCGCGCTGCCGGCGGCGCTGCACGGAATCGCAACCCTGGCAGGGTCACGATGGGCCGCGGCGACTCCTCTGGGCGCGTTGCTGCTCCTCTCCGGGGTCGCGACCGGGACCGTGTTTCCGAGCGGCGCCGGAGCGCTGCTCTGCCGGGGAGAGGACGCCCGCGACGCGGCTGGCCGGGTCGAGGCGGCGGACCACGCGGGCGCCGCGATCGCGGCGCTGACGGTCGCCGTCCTGATCGTCCCCACCCTCGGGCTCCGCGGCACCTGTCTCGGGCTCGCCGCGCTTCTGGGAGTCTCCGCTGCGACGGTCCTGATCGCGATGGCTCCTTCGAGGCGCGGCGCCGCGCCCCCACGCTAGGCTCGCGGCTCCCGCGGCGGGGTGTAGTAGCGCTTCAGCCAGCGGGAGAGGCCGTCGAGGCCAGGGAACAGCACCCGCTCGGTAATGTTCGCCTGGTCCAGCTTGTCCCGGACCTCCCACTTGAGCCCCGCCGGCACGACGATCCGCCGGCAGAGGCCGGGTCGCTCGGCGAGCCACCGGTCGAGCCGGATCGACGGCTCCGAGATGAGGGAGAAGAGCGCGAACTGGTTGACGATCCGGTCGTCGAGCGACGGCGGCTCGAGGAAGAGCACGAACGGCTCCTTGGAGAGCGCGTCGAACGACTCGAGGGTCGGCGCCACCCGGTGGAGCATCTCGGCGGTGAACACGTTCGACCCCTCGCGCTCCAGCACGTCCCGGAGCGGCGTGGGAAGCCGCTGGTGGATGCGGAGGTAGTCGATGCACCAGAGCACGCCGTCGACGTCGTAGCGGTCGGTGTCCTCGGTGGCGAAGTGGAGCGCCACGTGCGGCGAAAACGACCAGTCGAGGAGGCGCGTGGGCAGGCCGTGATGCTGCCCGAGCGCGAGCCAGTTCCAGACCGAGTCGCCGGGCACCGCGTCTCGGTGGGCGTACTTGCGGAAGTTGCGGAGGAGGTGCCCCTCCTGCCGGTTCGGCGCGCCGCCGAGCTTCAGGAGGCCCGACTTCAAGTCGGCCCTCGAATCGGCCCCGCCGCGGAACGCGAGGGGCGAGCGGAAACGCCCCAGCGCTTCCTGCCAGGATTCCGCGAAGAGGAGGTCTTGTAGCTCTCCCCAGGTCCGAACCACGATCTCGTCCATGATCGTCCCCCCGGCACAGGTTACACCTGGGCTGCCGGGACGCCGCTTCCGGCATGGCGGGGAACACGTCGCCGCGGAGGCGAGCGCGGTCGGTCCGGCGGAATATACTCCCTTCTTCCTGCGCCTCCTGGCTTCCGACCACGGAGAGGAGAAGGGAAGATGTCGCAGGGCCGCGATCCGAGCGAGGCGCCCCGACGGGCGGCAGTTCTCGCGCCGGACTCCTCCGCCGCGACTCCTTGGAGCGGACCGTGGCGAATCGCTATCGGGCTGGCCCTGGTCGCGGCCGGAGGTTTGCTCGCGCTGGCGGCGCGAGGCGACCTGTGGCTCGACGAGGTGTGGAGCATCGACCGGGTGGGCCAGGTCCGCTCGCCGCTCGAGATCTTCCTC
This portion of the Terriglobia bacterium genome encodes:
- a CDS encoding FRG domain-containing protein; protein product: MDEIVVRTWGELQDLLFAESWQEALGRFRSPLAFRGGADSRADLKSGLLKLGGAPNRQEGHLLRNFRKYAHRDAVPGDSVWNWLALGQHHGLPTRLLDWSFSPHVALHFATEDTDRYDVDGVLWCIDYLRIHQRLPTPLRDVLEREGSNVFTAEMLHRVAPTLESFDALSKEPFVLFLEPPSLDDRIVNQFALFSLISEPSIRLDRWLAERPGLCRRIVVPAGLKWEVRDKLDQANITERVLFPGLDGLSRWLKRYYTPPREPRA